The Ichthyobacterium seriolicida sequence GATCTGCTGGATTAACTAAAACATCAGCAGTAGCATCTATACTAGGCTTAAGACCTTCTAACACAGTGCTGCTTGGAAGTGTCAAAGATATAGTGAGATTATCATGATCTATTACTCCATCTACATCTGTTATAAGTCCCTTACCATCATTTACATCCTTTACCAATTTAAAGGAATTGATATGAAAATCGGTGGACAAAGACTTGGTAATATTTACTGTATAATTCTCAAAACTACCATCTTCTGCTGTTACCTTAAATGTTTTTTGATAAATATTAGGACCTAATATATATTCAAAGTCTACTTCCTCGCCACTCGAAGGAGAGATACTAGCTTTGTCTGAAATATCTATTTTAGGTTTCAATCCTTCTAGGATAGCATTATGGGCAACAGTTATGGATATTCTATAATTAATTGAATCTATAGTGATCTTTAAATTCTCACCAATATATTTACCTTTATTATCAGAGTCTAAAAACTTAAATGATTTAATGAATTTCTCTGAGCTCAGGTCAACTACCTCCTTTTCTTTCTTACATGAAGAAAAAATCACTAATAAAAACACAAAAGAGAAAATAATACTCTTTACAAAATAAATTGTCTTAAACATAATTTTAATGATTTAATTAAAAAAAACCACTAATCCCCTAAATGCTATAGCATTAAAAGGATTAGCCATAAGCTTTATCCTATTCTTTTCCCAAAAATACAGAGAGCTGAATATCTGAGCCAAGGTAATAGTAATTATTTAAACTGAGGGAGTTTTTTAACCTGAGTTGGATTAATAAATCACTCGAACCATTTTATTTTATTAGCGTTTAAAGAAATGTCTTTTAGTTTTTGGCTCTTTTATGTTTATGAGGCGATTTAGCGGAAATTTAACAATTTTTGCGTAAAAAAAACACTCGATTTTTCACAACTACTATTCTGTTTAGTCTCAGTTAATTCAGGGCTTTCAATAATTTTTAGTAAGTAAATTATTAATCGAACTTAGGTTATCTAGTTTTTATAATGATTTTTGAAAAATCTATTGGACAGAGTTTAATTTACCTTCTCTATTTATCCTCATCCCTAAGGGCTAGTGTTAGTTAACATATTTCAGATATTATTTTTTTGTTAAACTTTTAAGATCTTTAACACCTTTAACATCTAGAATCTTAGCTTTACTTAATATATTAATTAAATTCTTAATCTCTTTTCTGGAATTAGAAAGTTCTTCCTTAAGAACCTTAACTTCTTGTTTAAGAATGCTACTTTCTTTTTCTAAGTCTGCTACATGATTGAAAACAGCTTGGGTAGCTGAAATATTTAAAGTGGTAAGACCATCGTAATCTACTGATCTTAAATCATCTACTTGCTTACCATATACAAATACTTTATTTGGAGATACCTCATATCCTAACTCTACCACAAAAGCATTAGCACTTTTTATTTCCTTTACTCTAACTAAACTCTCTTGGTCATCATCCAAAACTAATTTTACCATGTCTCCCTTAGAAAAACCGTGAGATTTTTTTGTGGTAATTGATATCATATTATCAATAGTTTCTATCGATTTCGAAAATTCATAGACGCTAGGAATCACACCACTATTCTTTTCTACAATATTTGGAGCTATACCTTCTATCTGCTGAGCTATTACTTTTTTAAAATGCTGATCACCCATTTTATTAGTATCTCTCATAGTGTAATCCGTGATTTCTATATCTAAAAGTTTTTTAAGGTCTGATTCTTTATCTGAAATGCCTATTATGCTCTTGATACGTTTATCAGAAGAGAGTTTTACGCCATTTGCATAAACATTTCCTAGTAAGTGAATTTCAGTAGTCCTACTATTACCAATGGTTACAGTATTATTTCCTTTTCCTGTAGCGCTATTACCTATAACTATCTCATTAGAGCTGTTATCTGCTTTCGCTTTAGCATTATCTCCTATGAAAATAGAATTATTTGATGTCAGGAGAGATGATCCGTCAGCAATATAATAAGCATTATTTCCTATAACTATATTACTATCCCCTCTAGTTATTGTACGTAAAGCATTTGTCCCTATAGCTATATTATCACTCCCTTTAGTTATTTTATATAAAGGATATGAGCCTATTCCTATATTTCTTAATCCATTTACTAAGCTGTATAAAGAATAGTATCCAATAGAAGTATTCATATAACCTGTAGTGTTAAAAGCGAGAGAATGAGCGCCAATAGAAGTATTCATATAACCTGTAGTGTTAAAAACGAGAGAATAAGCGCCAATAGAAGTATTCATATAACCTGTAGTATTATTTCTCAAACTTTTAAAAGCAAAAGCCGTATTCTGATAGCCAGTGGTTATGGCATTACCAGAGCTTATACCTAAAAAACTATTTTCTTCACCAGTACCGGAAACAGCACCAGCAACACCTCCACTAGTTCCATTACTGCCCTTTCCTGACCATTTAGTTATGAGATTATCAGTCCCTACTTTTAGCAGGTTATCAGAACTAATATCTTCCCAATTAGGATCAGAAGGTGGGGTAGGGGTGGTTTTAGTGATAGTGACAGAAGATCCAGTTCTATTATAAAAAACTCCATCGTAAAGAACTACATCACCTGCATTATAAGTAAACCCTCTTATCATTTTACTTCTTTTGTTAAAGCCTGCACTGTGCAATATGCCTCCTAAATGAGTAGATGTAATACTACCTTCCTTACCTATGACTACAGTATTATTTCCTTTTCCTGTAGCGTCATCACCTATAACTATCTCATTAATGCTGTTATTTGCTAGCGCTTTAACTTCAGCTCCTATGAAAATAGAATTAGTTGATTCAGTGAGAGCTGTTGATCCGTCAGCAATATAATAACCGGCCTCACTTCCTATAGCTATATTTTTATTCCCTGTAGTTATTTTATGTAAAGTATATGGCCCTATAGCTATATTTTTATTCCCTGTAGTCATTTTATATAAAGGGTGTGAGCCTATTGCTACATTTTTTCCTCCATTTACTAATTTGTATAAAGAAGCGTATCCAATTGAGGTGTTCCTATCACCTATAGTGTTAAAAGCTAGAGAATAAGCGCCAATGGAAGTATTTCTATAACCTATAGTATTATCCCTCAAACTTTCAAAGCCAAAAGCCGTATTCTGATAGCCAGTGGTTATGGCATTACCAGATTTTATACCTAAAAAACTATTTTTTTCACCAGTACCAGTAACAGCACCAGCAACACCTGCACTAGTTCCATTACTGCCCTTTCCTGACCATTTAGTTATGAGATTATCAGTCCCTACTTTTAGCAGGTTATCAGAACTAATATCTTCCCAATTAGGATCAGAAGGTGGGGTAAGGGTGGTGTTAGTGATAGTGACAGCAGATCCAGTTCTCTTATAAAAAACCCAATCGTAAAGAACTACATCACCTACATTATAAGTAAACCCTCTTATCATTTTACTTCTTTTGTTAAAGCCTGCACTGTGCAATAAACCTCCTAAATGAGTAGATGTAATACTACCTTCCTTACCTATGACTACAGTATTATTTCCTTTTCCTGTAGCGTCATAACCTATAACTATCTCATTAGAGCTGTTATCTGCTTTCGCTTTAGTATTATTTCCTATGAAAATAGAATTATTTGATGCCTGGAGAAATGTTGATCCATCAGCAATAAAATAACCAGTTTTATGTCCTATAGCTGTATTACTATTACCTCTAGTCACATTATATAAAGCATATGCCCCTACAGCTGTATTTCTATTTCCTATAGTCATCATATATAAAGGATGCGTGCCTATTCCTACATTTCTTTCTCCATTTACTAATCGGGATAAAGAAGCGTATCCAGTTGAAGTATTCTGAATACCTGTGGTGTTATTAGCTAGAGAATATGCGCCAATAGAAGTATTCCTATGACCTGTAGTATTATTTTTCAAACTTTCAGAGCCAATAGAAGTATTCCTTTCACCTATAGTATTATCTCTCAAACTTTCAAAGCCAAAAGCTGTATTCTGATAGCCAGTGGTTATGGCATTACCAGAGCTTATACCTAAAAAAACATTTTTTTTACCAGTACCAGTAACAGCACCAGCAGTGCCTCCACTAGTTCCATTACTGCCCTTTCCTGACCATTTAGTTATAATATTGTCTCTTGGGTCTTTTATAAGAGTATTGTTTTTATTTATCTTTTCGTCTAATTTCTTCCCCTGAGCCGCTGATAAGGCCTTATCAGGATCATTAGTAACTAAATCATCTACTACATCAGATATATTTAATTTAGTATCTATTTCTATCTTAAGAGCTTTTCCTTGTGCTGCTGATAATACTTCTGTAGCATCAGTGCTATTTAAATTATTTATTATCTTACTCTTATCAATCTTAGCTTGTATCATTCCAGATAATATTCTGCCCTGGTTTGCTGATAATGCGTTACTCGCATCAGTAGATGTCAACACGTCTAGTACATTTACTTTGAAACTGGAATCTAACTTATTGTTTATTTGATCCTTAAGAAATTTACCCTGTGCTGCTGATAAGGCCTTATCAGGATCATTAGTAACTAAATCATCTACTACATCAGATATATTTAATTTATTATCTATTTCTGTCTTAAGAGCTTTTCCTTGTGCTGCTGATAATACTTCTGTAGCATCAGTGCTATTTAAATTATTTATTATCTTACTCTTATCAATCTTAGGTTGTATCATTCCAGATAATATTCTGCCCTGGTTTGCTGATAATGCGTTACTCGCATCAGTAGATGTCAACATATCTAGTACATTTACTTTGAAACTGGAATCTAACTTATTGTTTATTTGATCCTTAAGAAATTTACCCTGTGCTGCTGATAAGGCCTTATCAGGATCATTAGTAACTAAATCATCTACTACATCAGATATATTTAATTTATTATCTATTTCTGTCTTAAGAGCTTTTCCTTGTGCTGCTGATAATACTTCTGTAGCATCAGTGCTATTTAAATTATTTATTATCTTACTCTTATCAATCTTAGGTTGTATCATTCCAGATAATATTCTGCCCTGGTTTGCTGATAATGCGTTACTCGCATCAGTAGACGTTAATTCATCTAACACATTCACTCTTAAACTGGAACTGGAACTTAAATGTAAATGGTCTATTTCATCCTTAAGGGCTTTGCCTTGTGCTGCTGATAAGGCCTTAGTGGCATCATTAGTGGTTAAATTATTTACTATATCAGATATATTTAATTTGGTACCTATTTCTGTCTTAAGAAATTTACCTTGTGCTGCTGATAATACCTCTGTAGCATCATTGCTATTTAAATTATTTATTATCTTACTCCTATCAATCTTAGTTTTTATCATTCCAGATAATATTCTTCCCTGATTCGCTGATAATGCTTTACTCGCATCAATAGACGTTAATTCATCTAAAACATCTACTCTTAAACTGGAATCTAACTTATTGTCTATTTGCCCCTTAAGGACTTTTCCTTGTGCTGCTGATAAGGCCTTATTAGGATTATTAGTGGTTAAATTATCTGCTATATCAGATATATTTAGTTTAGTACCTATTTCTGTCTTAAGAAATTTGCCTTGTGCTGCTGATAATACCTCTGTAGCATCAGTGCTATTTAAATTATTTATTATCTTACTCTTATCAATCTTAGTTTTTATCATTCCAGATAATATTCTTCCCTGATTCGCTGATAATGCTTTACTTGCATCAATAGACGTTAATTCATCTAAAACATCTACCCTTAAACTGGAATCTAACTTATTGTCTATTTGCCCCTTAAGGACTTTTCCTTGTGCTGCTGATAAGGCCTTATTAGGATTATTAGTGGTTAAATTATCTGCTATATCAGATATATTTAATTTAGTATCTATTTCTACCTTAAGGACTTTTCCTTGTGCTGCTGATAATACCTCTGTAGCATCATTGCTATTTAACCTGGATTATTCATGGTTATATTTCAATATTGGGTATAAAGTGTTAATTTTAGTAGGGTTAACTAAAAAACAACGACTTTATATAAGGCCCAAAAATGAGGAATAAAAACACATTATTTTATAGAGGGAAGACTTCTGTTGAATTAACTTTTTCATCATCAGAAATTAGTTCTGATGGATCTTTAATCATGCTTGAAAAACTAGAACCAGATCATAGATTGATTCATTATTACAGTAAGTTTTTACTTGATACTCGAGACTCTAGATTTATTACTTATAGCAGAAGGTATCAGTTAAAGCAAAGGGTTTATATGATCATGTTAGGCTATCAAGACGCCAATGATGTTAATCATTTACAGAATGATCCTTTATTCAAAGATGTTCTTCAAGGTAATTTGGCCTCTCAACCCACTATATCAAGATTTGAGAATAGCTTGGATAAACAGGCTGTCTTTAAGTTTTGTTATGCGTGGTTATACAAATATGTTTTAAGTTTATCTGGTCGCAAGAGAATAGTTATTGACGTAGATTCAACCGATGATCCAACTCATGGCAGTCAACAATTGTCAATGTTTAACGGTTATTATGGTCAATTCATGTACAATGAACTATTTTTTCATGATGGAGATACAGAGCTAGATTATTCTTCCTGTACTCCGCCCGAGGAAACAGTCATTCTAATAAATGGCATGTGAGTATTTTAAAGCGAATAATTATCAAAATACGTAAGAGATACCCAGAGATGGAAATAATTATTAGAAGTGATAGTGGCTTTGGTTACGCTCCTTTTTACCAATTAGTAGATGATTTTGATTTACTATATGTGACAGGCATAGCGAGCAATGAAGTTTTAAAAAGAAAGGTATCTCGGTCAAAAAATGCTGTAAAAAAATGTATTTAGATCAGGGAGAGAAGCACCAACATTTTATCAGTTTCAGGTACAAAGCTAAGAGTTAACATAAGCCTCAACAGTGCTATTCTAAAGTTGAGAGTACTGGATTAGGGATGAACATAAGGCATTTTTCTAGTAATATTCCCCAAAAGAATGCTAGAGAAATTTACTTTGACTTTTATGTTAAAAAGAGGTGATTCAAGTGAAAATAGAATTAACCCAGATTATTCATAGTTACCCTTTAAATATTGCGCATAAAGTGTTAATTTTAAGGCATTAAAGTCCAAAGAAACATACTTTAATATAGCCCAAAAATGAGGAATAAAAACACATTATTTTATAGAGGGAAAACTTCTGTTGAGTTAACTTTTTCATCATCAGAAATTAGCTCTGATGGATCTTTAATCATGCTTGAAAAACTAGAAAGAGATCATAGATTGATTCATTATTACAGTAAACTTTTGCCTGATACTCGAGACTCTAGATTTATTACTTATACCAGAAAGCAACAGTTAAAACAAAGGGTTTATATGATCATGTTAGGCTATGAAGACGCCAATGATGTTAATCATTTACATAACGATCCTTTATTCAAAGATGTTCTTCAAGGTGATTTGGCTTCTCAACCTACTATATCAAGATTTGAGAATAGCTTTGACAAACAAGCTGTTTTTAAGTTTTGTGATGCGTGGTTATACAAATATGTTTCAAGTTTATCTGATCGTAAGAGAATAGTTATTGACGTAGATTCAACTGATGATCCAACTCATGGCAGTCAACAATTGTCAATGTTTAACGGTTATTATAGTCAATTCATGTACAATGAACTATTTTTTCATGATGGAAAAACAGGACAGATTATCCTTCCTGTACTCCGCCCAGGAAATAGTCATTCTAATAAATGGTATGTGAGTATTTTAAAGCGAATAATTATCAAAATACGTGAGAGTCACCCAGAGATGGAAATAATTATTAGAAGTGATAGCGGCTTTAGTTGCGCTCCTTTTTACCAATTAGTAGATGATTTTGATTTACTATATGTGACAGGCATAGCGAGCAATGAAGTTTTAAAAAGAAAGGTATCTTGGTCAAAAAATGCTGTAAAAAAAATGTATTTAGATCAGGGAGAGAAGCACCAACATTTTATGAGTTTTACGTACAAAGCCAAGAGTTGGCACAAGCCTCAACAGTGCTATTCTAAAGTTGAGAGTACAGGATTAGGGATGAACATAAGGCATTTTTCTAGTAATCTTCCCCAAAAGGATGCTAGAGAAATTTACTTTGACTTTTATGTGAAAAGAGGTGATTCAAGTGAAAATAGAATAAAAGAAGTTAAAAATATGTGTTTTTCTGATCGTTTGTCAAATCATAGTTTTCTTGCTAATTTTTTTCGACTTATGATGAGTAGTCTTGCCTATGAAATGTTTTTATTACTGAAACAGAAGATAAAGAAAACAAGATTTGAAGTAGCAAAAAAATGGTTAATCAGTTCGATTAGAACCTATCTTCTCAAGGTAGGAGCAACGATTAAAATTACCAAAAGGCGAATCTATTATCAGCTATCTAAATCTTTTGTTTACAAGGGTTTATTTCGGGAAATTATTACCCAGTAACGGTTGTTTATTTGTGAAATGAACAACCTTGGGATAGTTACGCCTTGTCGTTAAAAAACCATGTAAAAACACTAAAAAAGAGCATTGTCATCCTAAAAAAAGGTGCAAAAAAACGACAAAGAAGATGAGTTCTCTTCGATTAGTAAAAAAGTTAAGGAAAAAATATCACGTCTAATCTATTTTAGTATGACTATGAATAATGCGGGTTAAATTATTTATTATCTTACTCTTATCAATCTTAGTTTGTGTCATTCCAAATAATATTCTTCCCTGATTCGCTGATAATGCTTTACTTGCATCAATAGACGTTAATTCATCTAAAACATCTACCCTTAAACTGGAATCTAACTTATTGTCTATTTGCCCCTTAAGGACTTTTCCTTGTGCTGCTGATAGGGCTTTATTAGGATTATTAGTGGTTAAATTATCTGCTATATCAGATATATTTAATTTAGTATCTATTTCTACCTTAAGGACTTTTCCTTGTGCTGCTGATAATACCTCTGTAGCATCATTGCTATTTAAATTATTTATTATCTTACTCTTATCAATCTTAGGTTGTATCATTCCAGATAATACTCTTCCCTGATTCGCTGATAATGCTTTACTCGCATCAATAGACGTTAATTCATCTAACACATCCACCCTTAAACTGGAATCTAAATAGTCTATTTGATCCTTAAGGGCTTTGCCTTGTGCCGCTGATAATACCTTTGTGGCATCATTGCTATTTAAATTATCTACGATCTTATTCTTATGGATCTTAGTTTGCATCCTTTCAGATAGTATTCTGCCCTGGTTAGCTGATAGAGGAATGGCGCTACTATGAGAACTTAGATTATTTATAACGAGGATTTTCCTAGCAGTATAGGCGTACATAGAATACGGAACACTAAGCAACTTACCCTTTCTCTTTATATCGTATTGCCCATTATTATTCAGATCTAATTCTGTTTTAATCATATGAGGAACTTCCCAATCTAAATCTGTTAATTTGAGAGTTTTATAATCTTTAGTTCTACTTCCATCGCCTATATTTAAAGACGCTACGCCGCCACTATTAGTCTTAACTCTGTGAGTTTCGCTATATACGGTCTTCTCGCTAAGGGAAGCGTTATTAATAAATAATGTTATTCGTATATTGATAAAACTATCCCTTAATACATTGCCTTGATCATCTCTTATTATAGCTTGATAACTTAACTTATCAGGAAAAACTTGGGAAAAAGCATATGTGTTAACCATTATAAATAAAAGACCTATTTTTTTCATAATTTTTTTTCTTTAGAGGTAAAAAGAAATATTGTTATACCCGCATTGGGATACCAATGCAATTTAAACTATTTTTATAGATTAAAAAAAAAGATCCAACAAGACTAATTTAACCCAGATTATTCACAGATATATTGTCAATATTTAGGCATAAAGTGCTAATTTTCTTATGAAAGATACCATAGAAGTTTGCTTTGGCTTTTGTGTGAAGAGAGGTGATTAAAATGAAAATAGAATTAAAGAAGTTAAAAATATGTGTTTTTCTGACAGGTTATAAAATCATATTTTCTTGGCTAATTTTTTTAGATCTATGACAATAGAAAGTATACTAGAAATAAATTGTTATTTCAAACAGATGCTTCTGTTATAAAATCTACCTTTTTAGCTCTGAGAAAGGCTGCAAAAAAAATGGTCTAAACTGATAACAAATTGGGGAATAATTTTGAATCAATTTTTAAGCATTTTTGACGAAAGAGTTCGACTATGAATAAAAATAAAAAAATATGTCAATTTTTTATTTACATACTTTAAGGGATAGAGTCTTATTTTTTTGTCAAAGCTTTGGTATCCTCCTTATTGATGATATTTGATTTACTTAGTAATTTAATTAAATTACCCAACTTTTGTTTAGTAGAAGATAATTCTTTCTTGGTAGAGGTAAGCTTTTCCTCAGTAGCAGAAAGTTTTTTTTTAGTAGAAAGAAGCTCTTCATAAACAGCTTGGGTAGCTGAAATATTTAAAGTAGTAAGACCATTGTAATCTACTGATCGCAAATCATCTACTTGCTTACCATATACAAATACTTTATTTGGAGATACCTCATATCCTAACTCTACCGTAAAAGTATTATCGTTTTTTATCTCTTTTACTTTAACGAAAGTATTTTGATCATCATCCAAAA is a genomic window containing:
- a CDS encoding transposase, with product MSILKRIIIKIRKRYPEMEIIIRSDSGFGYAPFYQLVDDFDLLYVTGIASNEVLKRKVSRSKNAVKKCI
- a CDS encoding IS1380 family transposase, which translates into the protein MRNKNTLFYRGKTSVELTFSSSEISSDGSLIMLEKLERDHRLIHYYSKLLPDTRDSRFITYTRKQQLKQRVYMIMLGYEDANDVNHLHNDPLFKDVLQGDLASQPTISRFENSFDKQAVFKFCDAWLYKYVSSLSDRKRIVIDVDSTDDPTHGSQQLSMFNGYYSQFMYNELFFHDGKTGQIILPVLRPGNSHSNKWYVSILKRIIIKIRESHPEMEIIIRSDSGFSCAPFYQLVDDFDLLYVTGIASNEVLKRKVSWSKNAVKKMYLDQGEKHQHFMSFTYKAKSWHKPQQCYSKVESTGLGMNIRHFSSNLPQKDAREIYFDFYVKRGDSSENRIKEVKNMCFSDRLSNHSFLANFFRLMMSSLAYEMFLLLKQKIKKTRFEVAKKWLISSIRTYLLKVGATIKITKRRIYYQLSKSFVYKGLFREIITQ
- a CDS encoding tail fiber domain-containing protein — its product is MIKTKIDKSKIINNLNSTDATEVLSAAQGKFLKTEIGTKLNISDIADNLTTNNPNKALSAAQGKVLKGQIDNKLDSSLRVDVLDELTSIDASKALSANQGRILSGMIKTKIDRSKIINNLNSNDATEVLSAAQGKFLKTEIGTKLNISDIVNNLTTNDATKALSAAQGKALKDEIDHLHLSSSSSLRVNVLDELTSTDASNALSANQGRILSGMIQPKIDKSKIINNLNSTDATEVLSAAQGKALKTEIDNKLNISDVVDDLVTNDPDKALSAAQGKFLKDQINNKLDSSFKVNVLDMLTSTDASNALSANQGRILSGMIQPKIDKSKIINNLNSTDATEVLSAAQGKALKTEIDNKLNISDVVDDLVTNDPDKALSAAQGKFLKDQINNKLDSSFKVNVLDVLTSTDASNALSANQGRILSGMIQAKIDKSKIINNLNSTDATEVLSAAQGKALKIEIDTKLNISDVVDDLVTNDPDKALSAAQGKKLDEKINKNNTLIKDPRDNIITKWSGKGSNGTSGGTAGAVTGTGKKNVFLGISSGNAITTGYQNTAFGFESLRDNTIGERNTSIGSESLKNNTTGHRNTSIGAYSLANNTTGIQNTSTGYASLSRLVNGERNVGIGTHPLYMMTIGNRNTAVGAYALYNVTRGNSNTAIGHKTGYFIADGSTFLQASNNSIFIGNNTKAKADNSSNEIVIGYDATGKGNNTVVIGKEGSITSTHLGGLLHSAGFNKRSKMIRGFTYNVGDVVLYDWVFYKRTGSAVTITNTTLTPPSDPNWEDISSDNLLKVGTDNLITKWSGKGSNGTSAGVAGAVTGTGEKNSFLGIKSGNAITTGYQNTAFGFESLRDNTIGYRNTSIGAYSLAFNTIGDRNTSIGYASLYKLVNGGKNVAIGSHPLYKMTTGNKNIAIGPYTLHKITTGNKNIAIGSEAGYYIADGSTALTESTNSIFIGAEVKALANNSINEIVIGDDATGKGNNTVVIGKEGSITSTHLGGILHSAGFNKRSKMIRGFTYNAGDVVLYDGVFYNRTGSSVTITKTTPTPPSDPNWEDISSDNLLKVGTDNLITKWSGKGSNGTSGGVAGAVSGTGEENSFLGISSGNAITTGYQNTAFAFKSLRNNTTGYMNTSIGAYSLVFNTTGYMNTSIGAHSLAFNTTGYMNTSIGYYSLYSLVNGLRNIGIGSYPLYKITKGSDNIAIGTNALRTITRGDSNIVIGNNAYYIADGSSLLTSNNSIFIGDNAKAKADNSSNEIVIGNSATGKGNNTVTIGNSRTTEIHLLGNVYANGVKLSSDKRIKSIIGISDKESDLKKLLDIEITDYTMRDTNKMGDQHFKKVIAQQIEGIAPNIVEKNSGVIPSVYEFSKSIETIDNMISITTKKSHGFSKGDMVKLVLDDDQESLVRVKEIKSANAFVVELGYEVSPNKVFVYGKQVDDLRSVDYDGLTTLNISATQAVFNHVADLEKESSILKQEVKVLKEELSNSRKEIKNLINILSKAKILDVKGVKDLKSLTKK
- a CDS encoding transposase produces the protein MRNKNTLFYRGKTSVELTFSSSEISSDGSLIMLEKLEPDHRLIHYYSKFLLDTRDSRFITYSRRYQLKQRVYMIMLGYQDANDVNHLQNDPLFKDVLQGNLASQPTISRFENSLDKQAVFKFCYAWLYKYVLSLSGRKRIVIDVDSTDDPTHGSQQLSMFNGYYGQFMYNELFFHDGDTELDYSSCTPPEETVILINGM